The genomic DNA atTCAAAATGTAGGATgaaattaatgacaaaaaattatattcactatttatttgataagacaATCCTTTTATTCATATACTTTAATAGTCCAAACcatttctaatttatacaagctctatatcattgaaaagtggattcaaagagattttcaacaaactataatagaactcatgattcatcagataaggtagccaaaatgtgggatgaaatcaatggcaaaaaactgtatttactgtttatttggtaaggtagtctttttgttcatgtaatttaacattttaatagtctctaattcataaaagctatatattattgaaaagagaattcaaagagctttccaacaagctataatagcacccataattcatcagataagataacTAAAACATGGGATGAATTCAATGGTAAAATGGTAAATATCAACTAACTCTCTGTCATGAACAAactaacacacatagataccccaaatggcaaaacaacatttctaaacttcaaaataatcgtttataacatagagctaaaataccaaaaacataaaacatgaaacataccaaggATAATACTTTTTACCTTGTTTCAAAccaatctttgtaagttggcttcctcttttttgtcttgcttcctttatcactaaAACCATCTTAAATAAACACCAAAATacactaatatatttatataacatgcattcaatatatatataaacataggtaaaaggaaaggaagaagatcTTTTAGTTACCAAGACTTtcaaagtgcttctttgttttcctttcttattttgtcttccaaaacccattcaattccttcctttatcttcacaaaacaaaagaaaatggcatGAAAAAGGTTGGCTGCTGGAATAgatgggagaagatgatggaaaaaggcttaaagttttcttttttgtcttttctctctttatatatatctataccttttaatatagatttatatatgaatatatatatatatatatatatatatatatatatatatatataaacccacACTTGCatatgaacatatatatttaaaactagaaatatctcaaaacagagtcaaaagacataaatacccttagaatgtatctgagggtattacaagtAGGTAGTGCAAGGGGAATTATGTGCCTCAAATAGGATCTTATGTCTCAATTTTGATACCTTAGAAACACACACACTATCCTTAAATCTTAGTACCTCCCCAGTGATACTATAATTTGACACAATACTTTCAACAATTCTATGTCTCATCTGGATGTACCACTAGTCTAACAATTGAGCCTTATGGATATCGTCCAACCACATTGATCGAATCCTCAAGTCAGCTAACATTCTTGAGACTAGCTCAATATAGTCCCTCTTTATCTCCCTCTGTAACTCTTGATAGATTGTGATCTGTGACAACATCACTTTTCTACTTAAAGCATCAACTTTCATATTAGCTTTTCCAAAATGGTACCAAATGtcacaattataatatttaaccaGTTCCAATAATCTCTTTTGTCTCATGTTAAGCTCTCTTTGAGTAAAGAAGTACTTCAAACTTTTATGGTCCGTATAGATATTGTATCGAACTCTATACAAATAGTGTCATTTGATTTTCAGAGCAAATACCACTATAACGAGCTCCATATTATTAGTAGATTATCGGGCATTATAATTCTTTAGCTTTCTAGAGATGTAAGTTATCATTTTTCCCTTTCACATCAATACGACTCCCAAACTCTAATAGGAGGTATCTGTTATAAATCATACTCTTCTCTTTTGTGAATAAGGCCAAAACTAGTGCTGAGGTCAACTtattctttaattcttgaaaactCCTTTCATAGGCATCAAACCATCAAAAAGGAACATTATTCCTAATCAACTTAGTCAACGGTTGGGTTAATTTGGTTAAACCCTCtataaaatatctataataacTTGTCAATCCTAGAAAACTCCTTACCTCCTTAAGGGTCTTGGGCCTCTGTTGTTTTAACATTGCCTTGACCTTACCTAGATCCACTAAGATACCATCAACCAATATCACATGTCCAATAAAAGCAACATGGTTTagccaaaattcatatttcaaaaACTTGGCATATTACTCCTTCTTACGCAGTCTCTATAGCACAAATCTCATATGCCCTCATGTTTCTTATGAGACCTAAACTACACCAATGTGTCATTAAtaaataccacaataaatttatcaagaCAATTCTAAAACACCTTATTCGTTTAATCCATGAAGACCGCTGGTGCATTTATTAGACCAAAAGGTATCACCATAAATTCATAATGCCTATATCTTCTTTAGATGACTTTTTTCAAAAAATCTTTCTCAACTACCCTAACTTGATGGTACTCTAACCTTAAATCGATCTTTGAAAACACTGATGCATTATTTAacttatcaaataaatcataatatgtGGTAGTGGATATTTGTTCTTAATGGTGACCTTATTCAATTTCTATAGTCGTTACACATATGTATtaacccatctttctttttcataaagagAATTGGTGCGCCCCATGGTGAATGACTTGGTCGTATAAATCCACTATCTAGTAGTTCTTGTAATTGCTTCTTTAACTGTTAAAACTTAGATGGTGTCATTTTATATAGGGCCTTAAAAATGGGTAAGGTTCTTCGGGCTAACTCTATATTGAACTCTATCTCTATTTCTAGTGCCAATCCTAGTAACTACTCCAAGAACACATTAGGAAACTCACTACTGGGGTGGATTGCAAACTTGGGGTTGTTTCTTCTAGCTTATTTACCATATAAGTGAGGTACCCTAtgcatattttcattaatatttttttgacttTCAGGCTGCTGATTTCCATGTTTAGTATTAACctttaccaaataaaaattattcatcatttttcaATTAGAACTagactttctttttcttgcagTATATTTTTGCTCCATAGTGACTTAAGAAATTcatgtttattattatatcaaagtcTGGTATGTCGAATACTATTAAGTTTACCACCATCTCTTGACCTTTTAATAACATAGTCTCACCTAACAACATCTAGTTACTCTGAATTTTACCTCCATCTAACATCTTTACACTAATGTCAAACATTATGCTAAGCTCTAATCCTTGCCTTCTCACAATCCCTCAAGCAATAAAGTTATGAGTAACTACATAATCTATTAGTGTATATAAAGGGCAAGAACAGAAAATTAACTGACCAATCACAATAGATAGGCTGGCCTCAACTAGAGATTAGGTTATTGCATAAACCCTAGCTTGTCCTCATCCTCTGACTATTTCCATTATCTAGGATGGTGTTATTATGGTACACTTCTAGGTGAAATGTCCCAATTGTCTATATCTGAAACAAATCTTTTGAGTAATTACACATTGACCAGTGTGTCTACACCTATATCTTTGACACGAAAGGATCTCCTTTCATCTTAATGGCTCATTCTTTATAGGTCGCTCTTCACACCTCAATCGTTTAGTCTTTTAGCCCCTTTGGAACCTTGAGACTAGAAACTCTTTTTACCATAACTATCTCTACTGCCTCTAATGTCATGACCATCATGATTGTTTTCCACTTGACTACCCTCAGGGTCATATGGGTTATAACACTGAATTAGTAGGAGAGGTATGTATCtttctcctttctctctctctagcCATTTTTAATCTTATGACCTCTAATCATTGAGCTTTACCTACTGCCTCAGTATATGCCTTGCGATGGTTATCTCCCATcaatatatcattggaaatgtCAGCTCTGAGCCCATTAATGAAGATCTCTATTTTTCCCGTATCAATGCTAACCACACCTAAAGCATATTGTGTAAGGAATTTAGTTTGGTAAAGAACTCTTTAATTGTCATGTCTTCTTATCTTAGTCTGAGGTACTTTTATGGTCTGACATATAGTACATCAGCTTCTGAAAACTCCTTCCTAAAGGCCTCTTTGAAATCGGCCTATGTCATAGTATTAGTCCACTAGGCATCCCTGAAGGTTTTCTACCACACTTGGTATCAACCCTTATGAAGTAACAGGCAAATTAGATCTTCTCCTGATCTGACATCTCAAATAGCTTAATGGCCTCTTATACCACCTCTAGCCAATCCTCAGCTAACACGACATCTCTATTTATTCGATGAAACTCTAGGGGCTAGTGCTTACATGCTAGGCTGTAAATAGGGTGAATTAGGCCTATGTGTCCTCTTATCATCTTTTGTCTTGGTAAACCCTTATCCATTATCTCCTGTTGGGGTGGTATGTCATATGTAGGTGGTACTGCTCAACCACTAGTAGTGCTTGTATCAGGTGGCTCTCACTTTTGGAGGCTTATGATTAGCTTAGAGGACCTCCTACACAATCCTTCGAATATGCTCATCATCCACACGGGGTGCTGTAACTGCATGTGGCATGGCTCCTTAAACTACACCCTGGTTCTTTTCTAGAGCTAGAACCTTGTTAACCTCGTCATTACCTATCACTCTTCTAGATCTCCTCATCTTGAAATTAGACACATAACCTCAATtgtaaataatactttttaaatGCAGATTAGAACTCTACTTACAATGGTTGGTAGATGGGAGTAATCAACATCGCATGAGAGGCTTTAAATGATTATGCATGTATGAAATCACTTTTAGgtttccaaaatcatgctctgttACCATAAATTATAACACCCTTCTCTGGGCATATACCCTTACGCAGAATATGCACCCTAAAAGATGTGACCTAACAAATTTCTATGATATGCTATAACAGTTATTATATGTAACTCATTGAAAGTGGTCCCACAATCCCAAAAAtgtgttatgaatttaaatcgatTATTCAAACACTATTTGAATAACATATATAACCAATCCAAACATAACTATGCATCCATACAATTCTATGCAAAACAAATATCTATCAAATTTGAGTGCATAAATACATGTGAAAGAAACAAATATGAATGTAAAGCAACAATCCATGATAAAAGATGTCCAAGCCCCTAACTTTATGCATCGCATAAAACCCTACAATTGGTCTCCCTACCACCACCCCGCCGCTTTAGAATTTTACATGCAAAACCACATAACAAACATATGAGTAAATTTACACTCAGTAAGTAATAATGAGAATATATGAAACAATACAATTCTCCTTCTATAGATATAAAGTTATTAGACATTAAATAAATGGTAAAAGTAGTAGATAATACAAAAATGTAAGAAGGGACACTATCTAATGACCATGCATGTGAGTTATTCGGTTCTTGTTGTTGGCTGAGCGTATGAAGAACAATTGTCTCAACTCAAGCGTCAGGGAATCCAAAATGATGTAGTTAGAGAAAACAAGTCACAACATCACATGCGATGAAATGAagagttttctttaattagaatacatcaataaataataaaaaataattttatattttttaaaatatatgcaaaATGTAATTTGGAGGATCGATCTATAATTTACGATCCttagttgtattaatttgaaaagaaatataaattaataaattttaataattattttttaaaataattatttttatataaattatcagaCTAGCCTATAACAAGGCTCAAAGGCAAACCTGAAAAGGTTTGATGCTACATgaccttttttatatatatatatagggttgtATCGTGACCCTTAACTTTTTCGCAAAACAACGGGTTCACAAGACCTGATACTGTACGAGTCTAGTATAACTCATAAGAATGTTGGGTCATGCTGAAGTCACCTAATACGATCCACTGTCATGTCTACACATAGTATATGCTAAGTCCTTCCTTTGGGCTCCAGTTGTAGACATTCCACGGTAATGGCAACCACATAAAACCCCAGTTAAATTACGAACAGACATTTCATCTGTCTGTGGTAACGTACGTCAattcgttttttatttttattattattatttcttttgtgCCTTCAAATCTGAACTGACGCTATTTTTTCAATCTTAGAATCCACAACATTTCCctctattcaaactcaaacacaCTTAAACCCTAGCATTTGAATTctcaccaaatctccaccacaaACTAACTTTCTCTAAACTGTAAGTtctactttctttttctcattcttgtttttttttttttcaaataaaattttatttaatgaatgTACAGAGAATCTCGGTTTATATCTCTAAATTGTTTACGttcttcaattcttttttcttcctgCAGTTCTCCTGCTATTTAttgggaaaaattaaatttgtttaatccAATTCTCTAATTTGATCTGATATCTAATTGGTCAATTCATCTTTCAGAGTAAGAGTGAGCTACAATAGATTTTCAACCTTTGAAAATCTTTACAGAAAAGGGATTTctagaaaaagaagaattaaaaaaaaaatggattttggCTATTTGAAACAAACTCAGTATAAATTTGGCACTTCTATGTGGAGTAAAGGGGCTGAGGAATACAAAAGTGGTGACTTTTATGTTTATACTTACATTTTCGTGagaattgagaattttgggtcaAGGATTTTAGGTACAAGAGAAAATAGCagtaaattatttcaattaagaAGGTAGAAAGAGTTACTGTCCAATAAGTCAGGTTTGTGTTTACAGTGGATACAGCAGAGTGGTcaatttagcaaataaaaatttttaagaaatgttGAATTCTATGAACTAGATGCTTATGATTGATATAAGATTATCTTTCCTgtaatgtgtgtgtgtgtgtgtgttccTTACAGATTCTGTATCCATGGGTGGTATAATTGCTATtgtaaaaatatgtttgtagctatagagatttgattttgttatagtttattgttattttaaaatgacTATAGTTGAAACATAAAGTTCATGATTCTTGATTTgtattaaacttaaataatgtCTATTGATCCTAGTGCATCAATGAATTATCTGGATGAGGATGCTACTTCAGGCTCTGGAGATGATATGAACATGTTAGATGGACACAACAAGCGTCAGTCCATGACACCATCAAGTTCTGGTCGTCGCAAGAGAAGTCGTAAGGCTACTGGTGATGCCATTGTGGATGCTATGCTAGAAATAGCTGCTGCTTCAAAAATGAGGGCGGCAGCAATTATGAAGAATGAAGACCGATTTTCAATAAGCAAATGCATTCAAGTATTGGATGACATGCAAGGTGTTGATCAGAGAATTTATTTTCTTGCCTTGGACTTATTTGAGAACCCCAATGCCAGAGAAACATTTATTTCTCTTAAGAGTGAGAAGCGGTTGCCATGGTTGCAGGGCAAATGTAGTGCTTCCtcagtttgaataatttaaatgacATAATTGATTCTGTACTTTTTGGTTCCTGATATCTGGTCATAGTTTATGTTCATAGCACTACTGAGTAACACTTACATCTGTAATTAGTTTAACCATATGGTTGATGGCCATTTTATTTATGTCAATTGGTTTTATATGATAACTAGAAGGTTTGCTTTTCAATCGTTCTTTATTAGAGCTTGTTGTTTGAAGTTTACAAGTTACTTGAATGCTTTCAATAGAAATTCACTGTATATATATACTTTAGTTTGTTTCATTGTACATactgcatttaattcaatttctaCAGATGTTGCCTCAGCCACCATGGATGAATTTGACTTAGAATTGGATGAGATGGAATTAGTTGCAGCAGCTGCTGGCTATTATTATTACAATAGTGTAAGCAAGCAACCTCAACATAGTATCTCCACATCTGGAAGCGGCTTTATGACTCGAGTGCTGGAAGGACATGATAATGTATGTCGGCAAATGTTTCGGATGGATAAACATGTTTTTAGCAAATTATGCGGTACACTTCGACAAAGAGGCATGTTACGCGATACAGCTGGTGTTATGATTGAGGAACAACTAGCAATTTTTTTGAACATTGTGGGTCATAATGAGCGTAACAGGGTAATCCAGGAGCGGTTTCAACATTCAGGTGAAACCATAAGCCGGCATTTTAATAATGTGCTGAAAGCAATCAAGTCCCTCTCACGTGAATTTTTATTGCCACCTCCACCTAATACTCCTCCGGAAATTATCAATAGTAATAGATTCTACCCATATTTCAAGGTTTGTATCTAATCACTTCTTTTTTTCCTCCTGAGTTGtgctttttttcccttttttccaTTCATATCATCTTTTGCTCAGGATTGTCTCGGGGTCATAGATGGCATGCACATCCCTGCACATGTTCCGGCAAAAGATCAATCTCAATTTCGTAATAAGAAAGGGCTATTATCACAAAATGTGTTGGCAGCTTGTACATTTGACCTACAGTTCATATTCATTTATCCAGGATGGGAAGGCTCTGCTGCAGATTCACGTGTGTTGAGGGCAGTCCTAGATGATCCAGATCAGAATTTCCCTAACATTCCTGAAGGTTCTCCCCAGATATATATATTGCTGatgaattcaattatttatatactttgcATACTTTTCATATTATGATAGATTTAATTGCTCAACTTTTGAGCACATCTTGAATGTTACAGGAAAATATTATCTGGTTGATATGGATTACTCAAATACAGAAGGATTTATAGCTCCATATCTAGGAGTTCGGTATCATGTGCATGAATATAGTGGTGCTAATAATTTGCCTAGAAATGCAAAGGAGTTGTTCAATCATCGGCATGCATCTCTTAGAAATGTGATTCAGCAGTCTTTTAGTTTGCTGAAAGCTCGATTTCCTATCCTGAAACTTGCTCCTCAGTATGCTTTTCAAATCCAAAGGGATATTGTTATAGCTGCCTGTGTTCTACATAATTTCATTCGACGTGAAGAACGAAACGATTGGTTGTTTAATACTGTCACGGGTGTGACAGTGGAAGAATTACCTTATTTTGATGATCAACTTGACATGAACTTAACTTCTTCCATTCAAGAGCAACTTGCTTCAGCATTACGAGAATCAATTGCAGCGGCTATGTGGAGTGACTTTATAAACAAATGGGATGAGTGGTGATTGTGAAATCTAGCATTAGAAGTTGGTGCTGatgatttatagtttttttttttttcctcctttcttGTTTTGGAATATAATGCAACAGCTATGTGCCTTTTCCTGAAGATATTGAATGAAGATCTCTAGATGGGCAATTGCTATGTAGTATTCAGAAATCTATCTCCATACAGATTGGCAAGTATATTTATGATTAGAATTTGCATCAATGATTGTCTGCTGAACTTGGTGGAAACCCATGTGGCTGAGTTGGAAGCTCGGAAAGCAGATTCTAAACACAAGCGATGGCTTCGTTCTAAGATGCTGGATGTGGGTAATGTATATTCTTTAGATGCCTTCATGAGAATTATTTTCTCCCTCAAAATCCTGAAATAAAGTAGTTGGTTCTTTGTTGATATAAGctatataatttcatatagTGAAGGAAATACACTCAGTtaactgtttttttattttttatgtcagGCACAAGAGCTTTCAATTTGTAGGAATAGAGTATGAAGTTATTGGCCAAAAAGTTGCTATTTTCGATTCAGTTAGTTTTCAATTAACTTTATTTACCCTTTCTTGTTGCTTATGAtgttttctttgccaaataatTGAATACATTTCATTGCAGTGCTCAACTTGTATGTTCATTTatgaatgttttatttattggcattcttttccttattattgggtaaaaataaaatacatttgTGTGTCATTTCTTCGTAACTATTATCTTTTTGGTTGCTGACTAAATGTTATTAATATCACTAGGCCTGGTATGAAAGATATGCGACCAACGCAAAGGTTGTCCACCTGAAATACAAGGTTCGCATAGGAGACAAAATTGCTAGTAATATGATAGATTGTATGAGGCCGAAGATGTTCTCGTAGAAAATATTCAGACTTCAGCGGGCTAAACAAAAGTAAACTCAAGCCCACACAACATTTTaaaccaatttatatatatatatatatataataatgagGAGTAGTCTTGGGTACGGTTCATGAACCGGCGATTTCGGTTCAGAACTGTCGGTTTATGGTTCGAAAAAATAAGGACCTTGAATCGAAACTGTAATAGGACGGTTCATAGACGATTCGGAACTGACGGTTCCGGTTCATGACTTCGGTttggaaccgacggtttcggttcgaaattGACATTGAACCGTAAATTCTAATACATGCTCTTGATTTAATACATTGAACCTCTatatattggttttcacttttttgtgttgaaaaatcatctataaattgattttcattcacatttgatatatgtgaatattgatcaaatcttatattaccggaagaattttcactacttgccatttttggataataaataaaattaattatataaataaattatatgattaattatgaaagataataaaaaaataataaataaaattaattatagaaatagattttataattaattatgaattgtataataaaaatagaaattggaattaataaaaaattaagaaagaatttaattaaatttaagagaatttgattgaattgaaagattgagagagtattaagagttgaaagaatgaaaatgagagtttgaaggattgaatgagagagtggagagattgaaatttgaatgagtatatatataggaaatttttttttttaaaaaattaaaaaataggggggtgaattgtgattttaaaaattgcaggggaccgtgGTCTCCCTACAATTTTCTTCTacaagccaacggttccctgtgcAGGGAACCGTcaattgtttaataaattttaaaaaaataaaaaaaattcaaaaattttcggTTCAGTACAATAAACCGCTGGTTTAcatgtcggttcataaaccgggtGTGAATCGGTGGTTTCACGgttcaaaattagataaaccGGAACCGAATCGCTAAAATCCGGTTTCGGTTCTGGTTTAGTCTAGTTCGGGGTTTGCCGGTTCCAGTTTCAGTTTCATCCCGACCAGTGGCCAGGTCTAATGAGGAGTgttatacgtataattttatgtataaataatgatgtattatcatatgagtaaatagtaaaaaattaaagataaaatattgtGTATAAAAGTTttgtatatagtattattgtaaaataatagGGGTTGTTTACGGGtaagtttagaaaatttttcaaacaaatctgataaaaacaatttgacaatatttcaaattaaattaagctATGccaaaaaaattgcaatttgaTTCAGTATGGTTTACCGTTTAagtctataaaaataaaatagtattatcaATAAAGTATGTATTACTGATCATATTTCAACAatgtattcatttgtatattagTATTAATACTATTTCAAGCTTACTCCACTAAGAATTAAGAACATGTACTGTAgtctatataattaaatataaagcaatcttatatgtacataatttttagcataaaattaggtatacaaataatatatcatcatgtaattaaaattttatttttaatttaaaattactaaatcataCGATGACATATAATCtgtgaatataattatatattcaaaaatgtgtaaacattaaatttattactaATTGTAAATAAGCAAAGTTATGTGTTCGTCACGCATGTgatggaaaaattttaaatcttgattAGTGGTGAcataattttcatattcaatttagATTTGTATGacattctaaattaataaaaaaacatattcccttctttttctttgattaaaaaaaatatcttatcaTGTATTCTACTGTCTTGTTcatgtattaaaattagagatagacaagaataaaaaatcttggtgcttttatttgtaattttcatattcaatttagataaataatgaaaatctaTTATTGGAGAGCGCTTATTGTAAACTAAGtaaatagttttaaaacaataataagtaAGTCTCTAATCAATTCCAATAATCTCACATATAAGGTTATAAAacattgtattaaaatttataggaTTTTAGATAAATCTGATTAAGCCATTTGATACTGAAATTGACTTATTGCAACAATACTTTCAATTGACTATCGATTTGTGGCATCGGTCTTCATTTCCAATAACACTCACAAAGCCtaataattattagataaaGTTTATATATCACTTATATGTTTCGGAAAGGGGTCTAACCCTTTATTTATGATAAGTTTTTTGAGTCATCTCAATTGAAAGCCCAATAAATTTTAGTAACTCATACTTATAACCTAGATTACGTAACTATATATGAAGCGTAATGAGTCTTTATAATACGATTATATAATGTCTATGAAAAACGGATTTTAGATTGTACATTtacccaatttttattttaatcaaattaaactataatcaATGTATATCCACATAAAATTCCAAcatttatatctttattaaaatataatttcataccaaacattcaaaatatgttctatttgaaaataacacgtatatgtatatgttaaaaaagtttaaaccgctaaacaaaattaaaagaaaattgtataaagtataaatattatcacattATATACgactaaacaaaattaaaaagaaatggtGTTTATTGTTTCTTATTCATAGTATGAGAAAATCTTATATCTAATTAAGTTCattaattttactttgaatGAAAGATAACTatcttgtaaaataaaaaagtgagtGTAAATTACTCGACATTTCagttttataagtataaaagaCTAAATGATTAATTCCCATCcctaattttgatgaaacaactAAATTTTGATGAAACGATGATCTtcttaaaaaatctattttaccACTTATTCATTAAAcctaaatattagttttaatagtcaaaatatgttttgggaaattgaaaatttttccaCTTTTAAGACTCGCCTATACAAATTTACCAcattttattaacatttatatcaccAAGTATAACATAATACCTAAAATACCATTGTTTTTAACCTTAAAAACACAAGGAAGAGTTGACCTTTAaacactaaaaaataaatatttttcaaagatcTTATAGAAAACTCATCCTAACCTAAGTTAATGTTGATCCATACCCGTTAAGTATTTTGttgtttaacaattgaaaataaaaaaatatatactaaaCCAAGTAGGTGATTTATGGGAAATGTTAATTTATTGttcaatattgttatttatcagTTAAAATAGTTAGGGTAATGATAgttcaaccaaaaaaataaaaaatgattatgtggaatgaaagtttatatttttgggATGAAAATTAGGTAAAAGTCTACCTAAATAATGGGTTGACGAGATCGTCTAGGGTAGGCGATCTAGCCTAGTCTATACAAGATCACCTGCTCTAAGCGATCTTGCCTACTACTTCTTGTAAACCCCTAAATACCCAATCAATTATCCAAGTTTATTTGTTTTCcattgcatttttattttaagtaaaaaatagaaataaccatattttaaatttgcttCAAAAAATAATGGATTATAGGTGATGACTatgtaatgaaatatattggtGGGGATAAGAGAGTGATCTGTATTGACACAGGTGTTGAATTCAAAagatttatgacaaaaatatgttattttcttaGAATCAATCGAAGTCAATCAAATGTACGAATATTTATCCTAAGTGATGCATCGATGGGTTGAATATGAAATTCAAGACGATAATGATCTTAAGTATGTAATGGTGGTAGCAAGAAATATACGAGAATCGACAAAACTTTATGTTTCTAAGAGTAATATTAAAGGAAGAGACATTCTATAAGATGAAGAGATTCATGAGGAAGAAAATGAGGATTACCTGACATACGACTAGGCACAACCACACAT from Mangifera indica cultivar Alphonso chromosome 16, CATAS_Mindica_2.1, whole genome shotgun sequence includes the following:
- the LOC123198546 gene encoding uncharacterized protein LOC123198546 yields the protein MNYLDEDATSGSGDDMNMLDGHNKRQSMTPSSSGRRKRSRKATGDAIVDAMLEIAAASKMRAAAIMKNEDRFSISKCIQVLDDMQDVASATMDEFDLELDEMELVAAAAGYYYYNSVSKQPQHSISTSGSGFMTRVLEGHDNVCRQMFRMDKHVFSKLCGTLRQRGMLRDTAGVMIEEQLAIFLNIVGHNERNRVIQERFQHSGETISRHFNNVLKAIKSLSREFLLPPPPNTPPEIINSNRFYPYFKDCLGVIDGMHIPAHVPAKDQSQFRNKKGLLSQNVLAACTFDLQFIFIYPGWEGSAADSRVLRAVLDDPDQNFPNIPEGKYYLVDMDYSNTEGFIAPYLGVRYHVHEYSGANNLPRNAKELFNHRHASLRNVIQQSFSLLKARFPILKLAPQYAFQIQRDIVIAACVLHNFIRREERNDWLFNTVTGVTVEELPYFDDQLDMNLTSSIQEQLASALRESIAAAMWSDFINKWDEW